One window of the Pyrus communis chromosome 17, drPyrComm1.1, whole genome shotgun sequence genome contains the following:
- the LOC137723771 gene encoding polygalacturonase At1g48100-like encodes MHLSEGLHMLSMIFARVRVILICFFSFCFFFPPTHGRLQSPNTRYDKDLNPISQISLPPSPSPQAASPSYNAISVHGNTVFNVRSFGAVGDGVADDTQAFKMAWDSACQTEDSEVLVPKGHSFMIQSMIFTGPCSSGLKFQIDGTLVPPDGPDSWPKKNSKRQWLVFYRINGMSMQGGGVIDGRGEKWWDLPCKPHKGINGTTQPGPCDSPVAIRFFMSSNLRVQGLKVKNSPQFHFRFDNCQNVHIESLTIKAPALSPNTDGIHIENTNNVKLYNSLISNGDDCVSIGAGCYNVDIRNITCGPSHGISIGSLGNLHSRACVSNITVRDSIIKHSDNGVRIKTWQGGSGSVSRITFHNIHMDTVRNPILLDQYYCLTKNCPNQTSAVQISDILYTNIKGTYDVRSPPMNFACSDSMPCTNLTLSEVELYPAQGVYVANPICWSAYGTVQSLTIPPVFCLLGGTPQRLPQNDNERC; translated from the exons ATGCATCTAAGTGAAGGGCTCCATATGTTGAGCATGATATTTGCTAGGGTTCGTGTGATCCTAATTtgctttttctctttttgtttcttctttcctCCCACACACGGCAGACTTCAAAGTCCTAACACTAGATATGATAAGGATTTGAACCCGATATCTCAGATTTCATTGCCACCTTCTCCTTCACCTCAAGCTGCTAGCCCAAGTTACAATGCTATTTCTGTTCATGGTAATACTGTTTTCAATGTGAGATCTTTTGGTGCCGTTGGAGACGGTGTTGCTGATGACACACAAGCATTCAAAATGGCTTGGGATAGTGCTTGTCAAACTGAAGATTCAGAAGTTCTTGTTCCTAAAGGCCATTCCTTTATGATACAGTCCATGATCTTCACAGGGCCATGTAGTTCTGGCCTCAAATTTCAG ATTGATGGGACATTAGTGCCACCAGATGGACCTGATTCATGGCCAAAAAAGAACAGCAAGAGACAGTGGCTGGTTTTCTACAGAATCAATGGAATGTCAATGCAAGGGGGTGGTGTAATAGATGGGAGAGGAGAGAAATGGTGGGATCTTCCTTGTAAACCCCACAAA GGAATTAATGGAACAACGCAGCCTGGCCCTTGTGATAGCCCAGTT GCCATAAGATTTTTCATGAGCTCCAATTTGAGAGTGCAAGGACTCAAAGTTAAGAACAGCCCCCAGTTTCATTTTCGGTTCGATAACTGTCAAAACGTCCACATAGAATCACTTACCATAAAAGCACCTGCTTTGAGTCCCAACACAGATGGAATTCACATAGAGAACACAAACAATGTGAAACTGTACAATTCACTCATCTCCAATG GTGATGACTGCGTCTCAATAGGAGCTGGTTGTTACAATGTAGATATTAGGAACATTACTTGCGGCCCAAGTCATGGAATAAG TATTGGAAGTCTAGGGAATCTCCATTCTCGAGCATGTGTTTCAAATATTACCGTGAGGGACTCGATCATCAAGCACTCTGACAATGGGGTTCGGATCAAAACTTGGCAAGGCGGATCAGGGTCAGTGTCAAGGATAACATTCCACAACATTCACATGGACACCGTTCGAAACCCGATTTTATTAGATCAGTACTATTGCCTCACCAAGAACTGCCCTAACCAAACCTCTGCAGTTCAGATATCTGATATTTTGTACACAAACATAAAAGGTACATACGACGTCAGAAGCCCGCCAATGAATTTTGCTTGCAGTGACTCCATGCCGTGCACAAATCTCACTCTCTCTGAAGTGGAACTGTATCCTGCTCAAGGAGTATACGTGGCGAACCCTATTTGCTGGAGTGCTTATGGAACAGTGCAGAGCCTTACAATTCCACCTGTTTTCTGCTTGTTGGGGGGGACACCGCAAAGGTTGCCACAGAATGATAATGAAAGGTGTTAA
- the LOC137722941 gene encoding uncharacterized protein, translating into MGSEGPSPVTIHVTGFKKFHGVSENPTETIVSNLTEYVKKKGSPKGLVLGSCSILETAGQGALVTLYQTLRSAISEQDTSNSSRTIWLHFGVNSGATKFALEHQAVNEATFRCPDEMGWKPQKVPIIPSDGGIAHIRETSLPVEEITKALAKKGYEVMTSDDAGRFVCNYVYYHSLRFAEQNGIKSLFVHVPLFLTIDEETQMQFAASLLEVLASLC; encoded by the exons ATGGGGTCTGAAGGGCCTTCACCAGTAACTATTCATGTGACCGGTTTTAAGAAATTCCACGGAGTTTCGGAGAATCCAACTGAGACAATTGTCAGTAATCTCACAGAGTATGTGAAGAAGAAGGGTTCACCAAAAGGTCTGGTTCTTGGAAGTTGCAGCATTCTTGAGACTGCAGGACAAGGAGCACTTGTCACCCTGTACCAGACATTGCGATCTGCTATCAGTGAGCAGGATACTTCAAATTCCAGCAGAACTATTTGG TTACACTTTGGTGTTAATAGTGGTGCAACAAAGTTTGCTCTCGAGCACCAAGCGGTCAATGAAGCTACTTTCCGTTGCCCTGATGAAATGGGATGGAAGCCTCAG AAAGTTCCGATTATTCCTTCAGATGGTGGAATTGCACATATACGAGAG ACTTCTCTTCCCGTTGAGGAAATAACGAAGGCCTTGGCAAAGAAGGGTTATGAGGTGATGACCTCGGATGATGCAGGTCGGTTTGTGTGCAATTACGTCTACTACCATTCCCTTCGATTTGCAGAGCAAAACGGGATCAAGTCACTCTTTGTTCATGTGCCTCTCTTCTTGACCATAGACGAGGAGACCCAAATGCAGTTTGCTGCTTCCTTGCTAGAGGTACTTGCTTCATTATGCTAG
- the LOC137722576 gene encoding inactive glucose-6-phosphate 1-dehydrogenase 4, chloroplastic codes for MSFSAVSLPSSASRPPSNLCFTAYQFSFGAPANFFRSGSGGRVVLHGGPHHFCRKFCGLKRWILENLHSQHHKMKIGPTNEYKSIKNEVKDHLTDHSYSTLSHEDSTCVSADSNDRTTKITLQLEESSLPSSKPHDSVTGPTTSLESPSIPQTHSSEFLIEGGAEASLCIAVIGATGELARGKIFPALFALYYSGFLPENVSIFGYSRKDMTDEDLRSMIASTLTCRIDHQENCGNKMDVFLSRTHYINGGYDNREGMSKLNVLMQQFEGKSEANRIFYLSVPQEALINVACSLADNAQTLKGWNRVIVEKPFGFDVLSSHRLTQSLLSKFEEKQIYRIDHLLGRNLIENLTVLRFANLVFEPLWSRTYIRNVQVILSEDLGVQAGKYFDGYGIIRDIVHSHILQTIALLAMEPPISLDGEDIRNEKAKLLRSVRKLEPSDVILGQYKGSTKDEVDVYMNSLTPTYFAAALYIDNARWDGVPFLIKAGMGLIQHRVEIRIQFRHVPGNLYRERMGHNIDRATNELILRDTPDEAILVRVNNKIPGLGLQLDSPELNLLYKDKYNVEVPDSYEHLLLDVIDGDNHLFLRSDELAAAWNILTPVLNEIDKKNIAPELYQFGGRGPVGAYYLWAKHGVPWAED; via the exons ATGTCGTTTTCAGCTGTCTCATTGCCATCCTCAGCTTCAAGGCCACCAAGCAATCTCTGCTTCACTGCTTACCAATTCTCTTTTGGG GCTCCAGCAAACTTCTTCCGTTCTGGATCAGGTGGGCGAGTTGTGCTCCATGGAGGGCCTCACCATTTCTGCCGAAAATTTTGTGGCTTAAAACGATGGATACTAGAAAACCTACACAGTCAACATCATAAGATGAAAATTGGACCTACAAATGAGTATAAGAGCATAAAAAATGAAGTCAAAGATCACTTAACGGATCATTCTTATTCGACTTTATCACATGAAG ATTCTACTTGTGTCTCCGCAGATTCCAATGATCGAACTACAAAAATAACTTTGCAACTTGAAGAAAGTTCTTTGCCAAGTTCCAAACCACATGATTCTGTAACAGGGCCTACTACTTCTTTAGAATCTCCTTCCATACCACAAACACATTCCTCCGAGTTTCTCATTGAGGGTGGTGCAGAAGCCTCACTCTGTATTGCGGTCATAGGAGCAACTGGCGAACTGGCGAGGGGAAAAATTTTCCCGGCACTTTTTGCTCTGTATTAcagcggctttcttccagag AATGTTAGTATATTTGGTTATTCAAGAAAGGATATGACAGATGAAGACCTGAGATCCATGATTGCGTCAACTTTGACTTGTCGTATCGACCATCA AGAAAACTGTGGAAACAAAATGGATGTCTTCCTTAGTCGAACACACTACATTAATGGAGGCTATGACAACAGAGAAGGGATGTCAAAGCTCAATGTGCTGATGCAGCAGTTCGAG GGAAAATCTGAAGCAAACCGGATATTTTACCTTTCTGTGCCGCAAGAAGCACTTATAAATGTTGCGTGTTCACTCGCTGATAATGCGCAAACCCTGAAGGGCTGGAATCGTGTAATTGTTGAGAAACCTTTTGGCTTTGATGTATTATCATCTCATCGGTTGACGCAGTCTCTTCTTTCAAAGtttgaagaaaaacaaatctACAG GATTGATCATCTTTTAGGAAGGAACCTTATCGAAAATCTCACAGTTTTAAGGTTTGCTAATCTAGTATTTGAGCCGCTGTGGAGCCGTACATACATACGCAATGTACAG GTCATTTTATCAGAAGACTTGGGTGTCCAAGCGGGAAA GTACTTTGATGGTTACGGCATCATTCGTGACATAGTACACAGTCATATACTTCAAACAATAGCATTGCTTGCCATGGAACCACCAATAAGTCTGGATGGGGAAGATATACGAAATGAAAAG GCCAAACTTTTGAGATCAGTTCGGAAATTGGAACCTAGCGATGTTATTCTTGGTCAATATAAAGGAAGTACTAAGGATGAGGTTGATGTTTATATGAACAGCCTGACGCCCACATACTTCGCTGCTGCATTGTACATTGACAATGCACGTTGGGATGGCGTACCTTTCCTGATCAAAGCTGGCATGGGACTCATCCAACACAG AGTGGAGATACGTATACAGTTTCGTCACGTTCCAGGAAATCTTTATCGTGAGCGTATGGGGCACAATATTGACCGTGCTACCAATGAGCTGATTCTGCGTGATACCCCTGATGAGGCCATCCTAGTCAGAGTTAACAATAAGATTCCGGGATTGGGGTTGCAGTTGGATTCTCCGGAACTGAATTTGCTCTACAAGGACAA GTATAATGTGGAAGTGCCTGATTCATATGAGCATCTCCTTCTTGATGTCATTGACGGAGACAACCACCTCTTTCTGAGAAGCGACGAGCTTGCTGCTGCGTGGAACATTCTAACTCCAGTTTTGAATGAGATAGACAAGAAAAATATAGCACCGGAGCTGTACCAGTTTGGGGGTCGAGGTCCGGTTGGAGCTTACTATCTCTGGGCAAAACATGGGGTTCCGTGGGCTGAGGACTAG